CCGCTGGCATCGCGTTCCTTCCTCTCAGCGCAACTGAAAGGTCGAACGTCTCACCAGCAGGACACCCCCACAAACACCCCAATCAGGGGCGACATCATCTCGGAATCAGGGGGCGACATGCCTCGGAATTTGCAGATTGTTGAGCCGGACGACTTTTCCAAGGCTAAACACAGCTGTGGCCGCGCGCTTCATCGTCAATGATTGTGGCGTGGCAACTTTTCCGCAAGCTTGCTGAATTCCGGGGCGCCTTCAATGACGGCGCCATCGGACAATTGCGTCACGGTGCGACGATACAGCATCTGCCAGGGCGTGGCATCGGCCGGAACGGCGGGACTGCCGTCTGCCTTACGCCGCCCGATCTCTTCCGGCTCAACCAGCATGTTGCAACGTGAGCGCGACGAATAACCCACCTTCCATTGATGTGCAAACTCAGGGCAGAACCAGCCGGGTTTGATCGTGATCGGCGGATGATGTCGGCGCTGCGCACATAGGCAAGGCCGCCGCCGGCGACACTTTCCGAGGAGGCGTTCTCTTCCTGTCGCCTCGAGCGTCGACGACAACGATGTCGCCCGGGGCTTAAATGGACGCGGGCATCTGCGTTCTTGGATGCCCGTGCGCCATCAACCTGTGTTCATTTCCCGCAGCTTTGTAATGAACTGTTGCGGCCGTAGCCAGATGCCGGGCGTCTTGTAGCCCATATGCCGTGCGATATCCGCAACAAAGGCGTTGCAATTATAAACCGATGCCTCCCAGAGATGGGATTTTGCCTGCAGTTTGCGTATATACGCAACTGTGTCTCTATATTCATCATCAGTCAGCATCACGCGCCAGCTTGCCGACCTGTACTGTTCTTCAAGGTCACCGTCTGTTGCTCCAGTCGAAGCCTGAACGGGTATGAAGTGGCCGACGACATAGGACGCGGCATCAGGAGAAGCTGGGGCAAGTCCTGCGACTTCGGGATTGATCATGTTTCCGTTCTTATCCGTCCGGCCGAAAACGACATAGGTGTGGCCGTAGGTTAGCGCATAGCGGGAGCGGAACTCGATGAAATACCGATTTGATTTGTTTTCGGCCGCATTGGTTGGAGCGAGGCCCCTGCCGTTGGACGTATAATGCGGTAACGGTCTTTGATCTTCTGTCTGGCACGATGATAGAACAACCGCCATCACAATAACTAGCGGCACACCGCCTCTTCCAAGCGCCATTAGTAAGCTCCAGATGCAGGCCCTGACGAACACGAGCCCGAAGTCAGCATTAAGTCCACGCGTGCGCTGTGAGTTGCGAAGAAGCACAAGCCTGGCGGTTTATGGTGTACGAAGAGGAAGGGTCAACGTGACCCTTCCTCAAGTATCAAACGCGGTATGCTACTTGTAGACTGCTTCCGCCGGCGGTGGGGCCTTCCCCTTGCCTTTGCCAATCGTCCCACAAGCGCTCAGATTGGCCACGGCAACCATCGCAACGATCACGAATAGAATTCTGCTTATCATGAAGTCCTCTTCTCATAATGGGATAGCTTTCGAAGGCTACACCTTAAAGTTTAGCGACAATCAGCACCCTGAATAGGGCAGATATGCATGAACCATGCAACGAATCTACACTAGCAGATGCATATCAAAATACTCAATCTGGCGATTCAAATGGTAAACAGCGTCAGATAACCACCACGCGTGTACCAACACGAGCTCGAGAGTAGAGGTCGAGAATGTTCGCATTCGTCAAGCGAATACAGCCATTCGAAACTGCGTGGCCTATCGACCACGGAGCGTTCGTTCCGTGCAAGCGGAACAAGGTATCCTGTCCGCCCTGGTAGAGATAAAGCGCCGCTGCACCGAGAGGGTTGAGTGGCCCTCCCGGTACTCCATCGGCATATTTCGCCAGCCGGGGTTTCCGCTGTATCATATCCTCGGTGGGCTTCCACGAAGGCCACTCCGCCTTGCGGCCGATGGTGGCCTCACCCTTGAAACTCAGTCCTTCCTCTCCGACGGCAACGCCGTAGCGAGTGGCTTGTCCACCCGCCTCTACGAAGTAGAGGTAACGGCTCGCCGTATCGACGACGATAGTTCCAGGCGGTTCCCTGCCGCTATACGCAACCTCCCGTCGTCAATAGCGGGGATGGATGTCCGGATCCATCGAAAATGCGTACCCGGTTTTCACTCGCAGGCGTTCAGATAAAACTCTCTGTAATGAAGAACACCGGAAAAGGTGGTGGTATGACTTTACCACGGGGAAACGAGCAGGGGCAGTACATCGCCAAATTTCCCTCAACGGCATTTCCTAATGTTTCAGAGAACGAATACGCCAACCTTGCCCTAGCAGCGGCGGTTGGCATTGAAGTACCCGAAAAAGAGCTTGTCGAGAAATCCGACTTCGAGGGCATTCCCGATGAATTCGACACTCTGTACGACGGAAAGGTTCTGCTCATTAAACGTTTCGACCGTGGCGCAAGCGGCCAACGCGTCCATATAGAGGACTTTGCTCAGGTCTTTGGCATTAATCCTTCACGTAAATACGAAGGCGCCGCATACCATGACATTGCCTCCGCTTTGGGGGCTGCCGTGTCGTCCAAGGCGGCCCTGGAATTCGTGCGCCGTCTCGCACTATCGGCGATCACCGGCAACGGTGACATGCATCTGAAAACTGGTCGTTGATCTATCGCGGCGATGGTTACAAGCCCGAGCTCGCGCCGATCTACGATGTGTTGTCAACTGTGCCATATATTCCTACTGACGCGATGGCGCTTTCGCTGGGAGGCGAATGATCCTTCAAAGCGCTCAACGCGCAGCGCTGGAAGATCTTTGCCAATCGAGCAAGACTGCCGGAGCCTGCGGTGCTCAAGGCAGTTATCGAAACCGTTGAACGGGTCAACGCCTACTGGTGGAGCCTCCAGGAACGCGAGGTAGTGCCGGAAAATGTGCTCCGACGGATCGATGCCCATGTGAAGTTGATGACGCCAATACTTAGGACTTGCGCCGATCGGTGAGAACTCCGGCTCAGGATGAGAGAGACGGTGTCGTCCAGAGTTGTCCTACGCGGCCTCCCAAACCCGGTTTAGAATCTTGGCCGCGAGTGCTGCCCCGCTATCGGAGAACGACAAGGTACTGGGCATACAACAAATCGCCCCAAAATAAACTTCCAAGGAACTTGACCACTTAACCACGATTGTCACGCGGATTGTATTGGAACATTTGAAGGCAGAATCCAGCCACAGGCACGAGGCAGACGACACGAGTGAATAGCATTTCCCCCCTGTTAAAGGAAAAATCGCGGGCTGTCTTGTAGCCTGAGGCGCAAGCCCGCGGACCCTGTACTTTAGAGGGAGTTGACAGACCGAGAGATCAGCGGAGACTGGCCAGAGCTTGGTGGCTGGTTCTGCCCTTCAGGTTTCTTCTATTGAGTGGCCCGACTGGTACCAAGGTACTCGACCGGAATTTCACTGTCAGAAGTTGGTGGGTGCCAGTCAATCCCCTGACTTTCGCACGGTGGACGCCGGGCTACGGAATTTTACCTCTATGAACGTCGAGGCAAACACCTGATTTCGGCGCTGCAACATGGGTCGT
This DNA window, taken from Pararhizobium capsulatum DSM 1112, encodes the following:
- a CDS encoding ABC transporter, translating into MSRILFVIVAMVAVANLSACGTIGKGKGKAPPPAEAVYK